TCAAACAACACGTTTTTGTCCGCTTTTAATGCCTGGTAAACAATAACAGTGGTATCCGCTACATAACAAGAGAGCTGCCTGCCGTACCCCAGGTATCTATCAATCATCTCATCGGCATCAAAGGGCTCTTTGCCATATATTTTAGTCAATATCTCATTTTTTTTCTGTAAATTGGCCTTAAGCTTATCTCTAAAAACATCCTCGTTCATAAGGTCGCATACCCTTATACCTATTCTCTCGGATTTGTCCATATAAGCAGGTCCTATTCCCTTTCTCGTGGTACCTATGTCGTTAGCACCTTTCTTGTCTTCCTCAAGCCCATCAAGGAGCTTGTGATACGGGAAAACCAGGTGTGCTCTGTCGCTTATCCTCAAGTTGCTCACATCAACGCCTTGCGACACCAGCATTTCTATTTCCTGCAAAAGCTCTTCAGGGTCCAGCACCACGCCATGGCCTATAAGGCACTGCTTATCAGGATACAATATGCCAGACGGTACCAGGTGAAGCTTATACTGCTTACCGTCAACCTCCACGGTATGCCCTGCATTAGAACCTCCTTGATACCTCATTACGATGTCCGATCTCTCTGCGAGGTAATCGGTTATTTTGCCTTTGCCCTCATCTCCCCACTGTGTACCTACTATTACCACTGACGACATATCAATCTCTCCCCATCAATCTATTTAAAATCTCTCTTGCCACAACAACACCTGAGACAGAGGCCTGAGCCAATCCCCTGGTTATGCCAGCCCCATCTCCTGCAGCAAAGAGATTTTTTATTTTTGTCTCAAATTTGTCCGTAAGCTCCACCCTGGATGAATAAAACTTTACTTCCACTCCGTACAACAGCGTATGCTTTGAATAAACACCCGGAGCGATCTTATCCATCGCCTGAAGCATCTCTATGATAGAAGTCAAATGCCTGTATGGTAAAACCAGGCTTAAATCCCCCGGCGTGGCATCAGCCAGCGTAGGTTCTACAAGGCCTCGTTTTATCCTCTCGTATGTGGACCTTCGCCCATCCAGCAGATCACCTAGCCTCTGAACGATAACTCCTTCGCCAAGCATATTCGCCAATGTAGCTATATACTTGCCGTAAGCAATGGGTTCTTTAAAAGGCTCTGTAAACTCTTTGCTCACCAACAGGGCAAAATTGGTATTCTGGGTTTTTATGTCCTTGTAGCTATGTCCATTAACAGTCTTGATGCCATTATTGTTTTCTTCCACTACCTGACCGTAAGGATTCATGCAGAAGGTCCTAACTCTGTCGTCAAAAGACTTAGAAAAATATATGAGCTTGGATTCGTAGACGGCATCAGTTATATCCTCCATAACCACAGCGGGCACCTCAACCCTTACTCCAATATCTACGGCGTTGTTTTTTGTCTTAAGTTTTAACTTTGCCGTCTGCTCGTTAAACCATTCGGCACCTTCCCGGCCAGGTACTACAACCACATAATCGGCATAATATTCTTCTCCATTCTCTGTTCTGACACCATATACTGTATTTTCATCCACCAATATATCTTTAACAGGTGTTTCTGTCTTTATAGTAACCTTCTCACTTAACTGATATTGCATCTTTCTGAGTATATCATAACATTTATCCGTACCCAGGTGCTTTACCCTGGCTGGAATCAATTTGAGATCAGCTGCAGCAGCCTTTCTCTCTATCTCCCGGACTTTTTCTTCATCGGTTCCGTGGACCTCTGTAGTCGCACCAAATTCTACGTAAACCTGATCCACGTATTTTATAAGCTCCTCCAGCTTTTGCTTGGAAATATATTCGTCTAGAACACCGCCAAATGCCGACGTCAGTGTAAGCTTTCCATCGCTGAAAGCTCCTGCTCCACCCCAACCGCAGGTTATAGAACAGGGTTTGCAGTTAATGCACTTAACCCCCTTATTGTTTACAGGGCAGTTCCTTTTTTCGATCGCCTTGCCTTTTTCCAGCATCAAAATATTAAGGTCGCTGTTTTTTGTAAGTTCTAGCGCGGTAAAAATACCCGCCGGACCAGCCCCCACTATGATTACATCGTACTTCAAGATTCTCACTCCTTTTTACTGAACCTTCCATAGGTCATATTGGTTCAGTCGTCCCATGTGAGGACTCAAAATCCCTTGTTTATGATACCAGAAGTTTATAGGGATTTCAAGTGTAAATTGTTCGTGTTCTGGACATGCTATTAGGTATATAATTTAAAAATGAATTGTATATTGCGAACTTTATTGCGATAAAAACAGGCTTTCATTTTTCACGTCAACCCAGAAAAATGAAAGCCTGTTTTTTAAAAGCTATTCAAAATGTGTATTACCTCTTAGCAAGATACTTTCTAATATCAAAAGCTATAGCTGCAATAATGATAATGCCTTTTACAACCTGCTGCCAGTATGCAGACAAACCCAATATAACAAGTCCATTATTGAGCACCTCAAAGATAAGAACGCCTGTAATTATACCGGATACCTTTCCAATACCACCCGAGGTCGATACCCCTCCTATTGTAGCAGCAGCTATTGCATCAAGTTCGTACATTAGACCATAGTTGTTGGTCGCTCCTCCAGTTCTTGCCGCAAGCAATGCTCCAGCCAAGCCATAAAGAGCGCCCCCAAGTCCATAAACTGTTATTAATGTGCGGTTTACGTCAACCCCGGAAACCTCGGCAGCATTAGGGTTGCCACCTATAGCGTATATATACTTACCTAATCGCGTCTTATTTAAGATAAACCATATCAGAATCGACACTATTAAAGCAATCATAACTATATTAGGGATAAAAAATACAGAACCTGAAGCGAGATTCATAAAGTCATCCCTAAGGCCACCTATAGGTTGGGCATTTGTGTATATACTCGCTACCCCGTAGGCTATTACCATCATTCCAAGCGTCGCAATAAAAGGAGGTATTTTCAAGTAGGCAGTAATCATGCCATTGATTACGCCTATAATCAACCCTATAAGTATAACTAAAAGAATGGGCACAAAAACCGGCATGTAAGGCAGACTTTTAAACATCTTATAAGCGTAATCTGGCCTTTGAAGAAGGCTGGCGGCAATACAAGCAGTAAGCCCTACGACACGCCCCGCAGAAAGGTCGACTCCGCGGGTGATCAGAATACCGCCTTCACCCAGAGCGATAATAACGCGCACAGATGCTATTATAAGTACATTTC
The genomic region above belongs to Caldanaerobius polysaccharolyticus DSM 13641 and contains:
- a CDS encoding adenylosuccinate synthase codes for the protein MSSVVIVGTQWGDEGKGKITDYLAERSDIVMRYQGGSNAGHTVEVDGKQYKLHLVPSGILYPDKQCLIGHGVVLDPEELLQEIEMLVSQGVDVSNLRISDRAHLVFPYHKLLDGLEEDKKGANDIGTTRKGIGPAYMDKSERIGIRVCDLMNEDVFRDKLKANLQKKNEILTKIYGKEPFDADEMIDRYLGYGRQLSCYVADTTVIVYQALKADKNVLFEGAQGTLLDIDIGTYPYVTSSHPIAGGVCVGAGIGPTMIHKVVGVAKSYTTRVGKGPFPTELFDEIGQSIREKGREYGTTTGRPRRCGWFDAVIVSFSVRVNGITDLAITKLDTLAGLETVKICTAYRRGSEIIENFPASLEFLSECEPVYEELPGWDKSIEKARTYDELPVNAIRYIERIEELCGARVSILSVGPAREQTIIR
- a CDS encoding NAD(P)/FAD-dependent oxidoreductase; this encodes MLKYDVIIVGAGPAGIFTALELTKNSDLNILMLEKGKAIEKRNCPVNNKGVKCINCKPCSITCGWGGAGAFSDGKLTLTSAFGGVLDEYISKQKLEELIKYVDQVYVEFGATTEVHGTDEEKVREIERKAAAADLKLIPARVKHLGTDKCYDILRKMQYQLSEKVTIKTETPVKDILVDENTVYGVRTENGEEYYADYVVVVPGREGAEWFNEQTAKLKLKTKNNAVDIGVRVEVPAVVMEDITDAVYESKLIYFSKSFDDRVRTFCMNPYGQVVEENNNGIKTVNGHSYKDIKTQNTNFALLVSKEFTEPFKEPIAYGKYIATLANMLGEGVIVQRLGDLLDGRRSTYERIKRGLVEPTLADATPGDLSLVLPYRHLTSIIEMLQAMDKIAPGVYSKHTLLYGVEVKFYSSRVELTDKFETKIKNLFAAGDGAGITRGLAQASVSGVVVAREILNRLMGRD
- the mglC gene encoding galactose/methyl galactoside ABC transporter permease MglC, translated to MIDAVFKRESRFDLREFINKNAIYLVLIGLILGIGFLDKSFLSIANLRNVLIIASVRVIIALGEGGILITRGVDLSAGRVVGLTACIAASLLQRPDYAYKMFKSLPYMPVFVPILLVILIGLIIGVINGMITAYLKIPPFIATLGMMVIAYGVASIYTNAQPIGGLRDDFMNLASGSVFFIPNIVMIALIVSILIWFILNKTRLGKYIYAIGGNPNAAEVSGVDVNRTLITVYGLGGALYGLAGALLAARTGGATNNYGLMYELDAIAAATIGGVSTSGGIGKVSGIITGVLIFEVLNNGLVILGLSAYWQQVVKGIIIIAAIAFDIRKYLAKR